Proteins from one Hyperolius riggenbachi isolate aHypRig1 chromosome 2, aHypRig1.pri, whole genome shotgun sequence genomic window:
- the LOC137543902 gene encoding sarcolipin-like, protein MERSTQELFLNFMIVLITVMLMWLLVKSYLE, encoded by the coding sequence ATGGAGCGATCCACACAAGAGCTATTCCTTAACTTCATGATCGTGCTGATCACTGTGATGCTGATGTGGCTTCTTGTCAAGTCTTACCTAGAATAA